The Streptomyces sp. NBC_01275 genome has a segment encoding these proteins:
- a CDS encoding glucose-1-phosphate thymidylyltransferase, whose product MKALVLSGGAGTRLRPITHTSAKQLVPVANKAVLFYGLESIAAAGVTDVGVIVGDTADEIREAVGDGSRFGLEITYIPQDRPLGLAHAVIVAREFLGDDDFVMYLGDNFIVGGISDLVDEFRRTRPDAQILLTRVPDPRAFGVAELDAAGQVVGLEEKPEHPKSDLALVGVYLFTPAIHQAVRAVRPSRRGELEITHAVQHLIDAGADVRCTIIKGYWKDTGNVVDMLEVNRTVLESVERRIDGEVDDASETVGRVVVEAGARVVNSRLVGPVLIGAGTEVRDSYVGPFTSVAENCRITDSELEFSIVLRDSSIDGVGRIENSLIGRHVEVTPAPGVPSAHRLVLGDHSKVQIHT is encoded by the coding sequence ATGAAAGCTCTCGTGCTCTCCGGCGGCGCCGGGACCCGGCTGAGGCCGATCACGCACACCTCGGCCAAGCAGCTCGTGCCGGTGGCCAACAAGGCCGTGCTCTTCTACGGCCTGGAGTCCATCGCCGCCGCGGGCGTCACCGACGTCGGAGTGATCGTCGGCGACACGGCCGACGAGATCCGCGAGGCGGTCGGCGACGGCTCGCGCTTCGGCCTGGAGATCACCTACATCCCGCAGGACCGGCCTCTCGGCCTCGCCCACGCGGTGATCGTCGCCCGCGAATTCCTCGGCGACGACGACTTCGTGATGTACCTGGGCGACAACTTCATCGTCGGCGGCATCTCCGACCTCGTCGACGAGTTCCGCAGGACCCGCCCCGACGCCCAGATCCTCCTCACCCGCGTCCCCGACCCCCGTGCCTTCGGCGTCGCCGAACTCGACGCCGCAGGGCAGGTCGTCGGCCTGGAGGAGAAGCCCGAGCATCCCAAGAGCGACCTCGCCCTGGTCGGCGTGTACCTCTTCACCCCCGCGATCCACCAGGCCGTACGCGCCGTGCGGCCGTCCCGGCGCGGCGAGCTGGAGATCACCCACGCCGTCCAGCACCTGATCGACGCCGGCGCCGACGTGCGCTGCACGATCATCAAGGGCTACTGGAAGGACACCGGGAACGTCGTCGACATGCTGGAGGTCAACCGGACCGTCCTGGAGAGCGTCGAGCGGCGGATCGACGGCGAGGTCGACGACGCCTCCGAGACCGTCGGCCGGGTCGTCGTGGAGGCGGGCGCCCGCGTCGTCAACTCACGGCTCGTCGGACCCGTCCTCATCGGCGCAGGCACCGAGGTCCGCGACTCCTACGTCGGGCCCTTCACCTCCGTCGCCGAGAACTGCCGCATCACCGACAGCGAGCTGGAGTTCTCCATCGTGCTGCGCGACTCCTCGATCGACGGGGTCGGCCGCATCGAGAACTCCCTCATCGGCCGGCACGTCGAGGTCACCCCGGCGCCCGGCGTGCCCAGCGCCCACCGTCTCGTCCTCGGCGACCACAGCAAGGTGCAGATCCACACATGA
- the rfbB gene encoding dTDP-glucose 4,6-dehydratase: MNLLVTGAAGFIGSTYVRGLLARDPALEVTVLDKLTYAGTRANLPAGHPRLEFVHGDVCDADLVDKLMAAADQVVHFAAESHVDRSIDGAGTFVRTNVLGTQTLLDAARRHGVGPFVHVSTDEVYGSIETGAWPEDRPLRPNSPYSASKASSDLIALAFHRTHGLDVRVTRCSNNYGPRQFPEKLIPLFVTNLLDGEQVPLYGDGRNVRDWLHVEDHCRGVDLVRTRGRPGEVYNLGGGAELSNRELTGLLLDACGAGWDRVAYVEDRKGHDLRYCVDWTKARTELGYRPHHDFTAGLAETVAWYRDHRDWWEPLKRGARLP, from the coding sequence ATGAACCTCCTCGTCACCGGGGCCGCAGGCTTCATCGGCTCCACCTACGTCCGCGGCCTCCTCGCCCGCGACCCCGCCCTGGAGGTCACGGTCCTGGACAAGCTCACCTACGCCGGCACCCGCGCCAACCTGCCGGCCGGCCACCCCCGGCTGGAGTTCGTGCACGGCGACGTCTGCGACGCCGACCTCGTCGACAAGCTCATGGCCGCCGCCGACCAGGTCGTGCACTTCGCCGCCGAGTCCCACGTCGACCGCTCCATCGACGGCGCGGGGACGTTCGTACGCACCAACGTCCTCGGCACCCAGACGCTCCTTGACGCGGCCCGCCGGCACGGCGTCGGACCGTTCGTGCACGTCTCCACCGACGAGGTCTACGGCTCCATCGAGACCGGCGCCTGGCCCGAGGACCGCCCGCTGCGCCCCAACTCCCCGTACTCGGCGTCGAAAGCCTCCTCCGACCTGATCGCCCTCGCCTTCCACCGCACCCACGGCCTGGACGTCCGCGTCACCCGCTGCTCCAACAACTACGGCCCCCGCCAGTTCCCCGAGAAGCTGATCCCGCTGTTCGTGACCAACCTCCTCGACGGCGAACAGGTGCCCCTCTACGGCGACGGACGCAACGTCCGCGACTGGCTGCACGTCGAGGACCACTGCCGGGGCGTCGACCTGGTGCGGACCAGGGGCCGTCCCGGCGAGGTCTACAACCTCGGCGGCGGCGCGGAGCTGAGCAACCGCGAGCTGACCGGCCTGCTGCTCGACGCCTGCGGAGCCGGCTGGGACCGGGTCGCGTACGTCGAGGACCGCAAGGGCCACGACCTGCGCTACTGCGTCGACTGGACCAAGGCCCGCACCGAGCTCGGCTACCGGCCCCACCACGACTTCACGGCCGGCCTCGCCGAGACCGTCGCCTGGTACCGGGACCACCGCGACTGGTGGGAGCCGCTGAAGCGGGGAGCACGGCTGCCATGA
- the rfbD gene encoding dTDP-4-dehydrorhamnose reductase, with protein MRWLVTGAAGMLGRDTVEELTRRGADVTGLDHAGLDVARPDSVARALAAHRPDLVVNCAAYTAVDDAESDEARALRVNGDGPRLLARACAAHGARLVHVSTDYVFDGAARGAPYPEDHPPAPRTAYGRTKLAGERAVLTVLPHTSAVLRTAWLYGVHGRSFVRTMLDLEARRDTVDVVDDQRGQPTWSADVAARIADLGPLEGRGATGVFHATAAGDATWYELAREVFRGIGADPDRVRPTGGDAFPRPAPRPAYSVLGHARWRETGLPPLRDWRTALHEALPLIRKEAL; from the coding sequence ATGAGGTGGCTGGTCACGGGAGCGGCCGGGATGCTCGGCCGCGACACCGTCGAGGAGCTGACCCGGCGCGGCGCGGACGTGACGGGCCTCGACCACGCCGGCCTGGACGTCGCCCGACCCGACTCGGTGGCCCGGGCGCTGGCCGCGCACCGCCCCGACCTGGTCGTCAACTGCGCCGCCTACACGGCCGTCGACGACGCAGAGAGCGACGAGGCCCGCGCCCTGCGCGTCAACGGCGACGGCCCCCGGCTGCTCGCCCGCGCCTGCGCCGCCCACGGCGCGCGCCTCGTCCACGTCTCCACCGACTACGTCTTCGACGGCGCCGCCCGCGGCGCCCCCTACCCCGAGGACCATCCCCCGGCCCCCCGCACGGCCTACGGCCGCACCAAGCTCGCCGGCGAGCGAGCCGTCCTCACCGTCCTCCCGCACACGTCCGCGGTCCTGCGCACGGCCTGGCTCTACGGCGTCCACGGCCGCAGTTTCGTGCGCACGATGCTCGACCTGGAGGCCCGCCGCGACACCGTCGACGTCGTCGACGACCAGCGCGGCCAGCCCACCTGGAGCGCGGACGTCGCCGCCCGCATCGCCGACCTCGGGCCGCTCGAAGGCCGGGGCGCGACCGGCGTCTTCCACGCCACCGCGGCCGGTGACGCCACCTGGTACGAGCTGGCCCGCGAGGTGTTCCGCGGCATCGGCGCCGACCCGGACCGGGTACGCCCCACCGGCGGCGACGCCTTCCCCCGCCCCGCGCCCCGCCCGGCGTACAGCGTCCTCGGGCACGCCCGCTGGCGGGAGACCGGTCTGCCGCCGCTGCGGGACTGGCGCACCGCCCTGCACGAAGCCCTGCCGCTGATCCGCAAGGAAGCCCTCTAA
- a CDS encoding class I SAM-dependent methyltransferase, whose amino-acid sequence MKRHEFLRELHKVTANRTYLEIGVNDGRSLRLSRVPSIAVDPAFKVTSEIRCDVHLVKATSDDFFARPDPLAHLRGGRNPLRNLARGRHPLGHWRRTTLDLSFIDGMHLFEYALRDFVNVERHSDWASVIVLDDMLPRSVDEAARDRHTTAWTGDVYKITEILERHRPDLVTVLVDTQPTGQLLVFGANPRNTVLHEKYEEIVAEYDVPDPQKVPETVLDRVRTVDPQALLDAGFWRPLVRARNRGLNRSRGWEPLRGALQQALLSR is encoded by the coding sequence GTGAAACGCCATGAGTTCCTGCGGGAACTGCACAAGGTCACCGCCAACCGCACCTACCTGGAGATCGGCGTCAACGACGGCCGCAGCCTGCGGCTGTCCCGCGTCCCCAGCATCGCCGTGGACCCCGCGTTCAAGGTGACCTCGGAGATCCGCTGCGACGTCCACCTGGTGAAGGCCACCAGCGACGACTTCTTCGCCCGCCCCGACCCCCTCGCCCACCTCAGGGGCGGCCGCAACCCGCTGCGCAACCTCGCCCGCGGCCGCCATCCGCTGGGCCACTGGCGCCGTACGACGCTCGACCTGTCGTTCATCGACGGCATGCACCTGTTCGAGTACGCGCTGCGCGACTTCGTCAACGTCGAGCGGCACTCCGACTGGGCGAGCGTGATCGTCCTGGACGACATGCTGCCCCGCAGCGTCGACGAGGCCGCCCGCGACCGCCACACCACCGCCTGGACCGGCGACGTCTACAAGATCACCGAGATCCTCGAACGCCACCGCCCGGACCTCGTCACCGTCCTGGTCGACACGCAGCCCACCGGCCAGCTCCTCGTCTTCGGCGCGAACCCGCGCAACACCGTGCTGCACGAGAAGTACGAGGAGATCGTCGCCGAGTACGACGTGCCCGACCCGCAGAAGGTCCCCGAGACGGTCCTGGACCGGGTGCGCACGGTGGACCCGCAGGCCCTGCTGGACGCGGGCTTCTGGCGGCCCCTCGTGCGGGCCCGCAACCGCGGCCTGAACCGCTCCCGGGGCTGGGAGCCGCTGCGCGGCGCGCTGCAACAGGCACTCCTCAGCCGCTGA
- the rfbC gene encoding dTDP-4-dehydrorhamnose 3,5-epimerase: protein MRQLEIDGAWVLEPEVFPDERGSFHEWYREAELREVADHGLGLAQANCSVSRRGVLRGVHFADVPPGQSKYVTCVRGAVLDVAVDLRVGSPGFGRWVAVRLDDDARHAVFLAEGLGHAFLALTDDATVVYLCSTGYAPEREHTVHPLDPGLGIAWPRGVEPVLSPKDARAPSLAEAEASGLLPSYASCLDRYARLRVSG, encoded by the coding sequence ATGCGGCAGCTGGAGATCGACGGGGCCTGGGTGCTGGAGCCCGAGGTGTTCCCCGACGAGCGGGGCAGCTTCCACGAGTGGTATCGCGAGGCGGAGCTGCGCGAGGTCGCCGACCACGGCCTGGGGCTCGCCCAGGCCAACTGCTCCGTCTCGCGCCGGGGCGTGCTGCGCGGGGTGCACTTCGCCGACGTGCCGCCGGGCCAGTCCAAGTACGTCACCTGTGTGCGGGGCGCGGTGCTGGACGTGGCCGTCGACCTGCGGGTGGGCTCGCCCGGGTTCGGACGCTGGGTGGCGGTCCGGCTGGACGACGACGCCCGGCATGCCGTGTTCCTCGCCGAGGGGCTCGGCCACGCCTTCCTGGCCCTGACCGACGACGCCACCGTGGTCTACCTGTGCTCGACCGGGTACGCGCCCGAGCGCGAGCACACGGTGCATCCGCTCGACCCCGGACTGGGGATCGCCTGGCCGCGGGGCGTGGAGCCGGTGCTGTCCCCGAAGGACGCGCGGGCGCCGTCGCTGGCCGAGGCGGAGGCGTCGGGGCTGCTGCCGTCGTACGCCTCCTGCCTGGACCGTTACGCGCGGCTGCGCGTCAGCGGCTGA
- a CDS encoding glycosyltransferase family 2 protein, with protein MPVKVSVIVPVYNPGPYIEDCIASLLRQSLPPDEYEVIFVDDGSTDATPARLDALAAEDPRVRVVHQENSGWSGRPRNVGIDASRGEFVMFVDNDDHLGDEALERMYAYGIAHDADVVVGKMAGRGRSVPVELFRTNRPRATVENAPLIDSLTPHKMVRRAFLDRTGLRFPEGRRRLEDHVFVTEAYLRADNVAVLSDYVCYYHVRRDDDANAGFQRFDPVGYFKNLREALDVVERYTEPGPVRDRLFRRWLRVEMVERLRGRRFLKLPEDYRRELFEEIHGVVVERFGPGVAAPLQPTQRVVAALAADGRYDDVVAFAEWEAGVGLAVDPEGVEWRDGALRIAFAAELTHDGGPMTFPAAGGSPQWPPRDVAEAVRWLGEDTVGRFGRAVPDLLLRDRASSAQYFQPVEVVRETVPAGDGSRVRLVLRATAAVDPATAVSGSPPGDGLWDVYVRVGLGGWTKELRLGPAPRHDRPAPHAGLVAGRVVLPYWTDRHAGLALDVGRAGKRLGLGRLTPGEFTVAGDRIRAVLPLYVPEAADVLLRLTAAKSGSSREVFAALSPGGRLEALLPVGDLTGRTWLTALCLTPDGDGARFHPLPVALRVGADGVRPVPAPRPGGARRLARRARRAVHRMLGRIMARRE; from the coding sequence ATGCCGGTCAAGGTCAGCGTCATCGTCCCCGTCTACAACCCCGGTCCCTACATCGAGGACTGCATCGCCTCGCTGCTGCGCCAGTCGCTGCCGCCGGACGAGTACGAAGTGATCTTCGTCGACGACGGCTCCACGGACGCCACCCCGGCCCGCCTCGACGCGCTCGCCGCCGAGGACCCCCGGGTGCGGGTCGTCCACCAGGAGAACTCCGGCTGGTCGGGCCGGCCCCGCAACGTCGGCATCGACGCCTCCCGGGGCGAGTTCGTGATGTTCGTCGACAACGACGACCACCTCGGCGACGAGGCCCTGGAGCGGATGTACGCCTACGGGATCGCCCATGACGCCGACGTGGTCGTGGGCAAGATGGCCGGCCGGGGCCGCTCGGTGCCGGTGGAGCTGTTCCGGACCAACCGCCCCCGCGCCACCGTGGAGAACGCGCCGCTCATCGACAGCCTCACCCCGCACAAGATGGTCCGCCGGGCGTTCCTGGACCGCACCGGCCTGCGCTTCCCCGAGGGCCGGCGCCGCCTCGAGGACCATGTCTTCGTCACGGAGGCCTATCTGCGCGCGGACAACGTCGCCGTCCTCAGCGACTACGTCTGCTACTACCACGTCCGGCGCGACGACGACGCGAACGCCGGCTTCCAGCGCTTCGACCCGGTCGGGTACTTCAAGAACCTGCGCGAGGCCCTCGACGTCGTCGAGCGGTACACCGAGCCGGGCCCGGTGCGCGACCGGCTGTTCCGGCGCTGGCTGCGCGTGGAGATGGTCGAGCGGCTGCGCGGCAGACGTTTCCTGAAACTGCCCGAGGACTACCGCAGGGAGCTGTTCGAGGAGATCCACGGGGTCGTCGTCGAGCGCTTCGGGCCGGGGGTGGCCGCGCCGCTCCAGCCCACCCAGCGGGTGGTCGCCGCGCTGGCCGCCGACGGGCGCTACGACGACGTCGTCGCGTTCGCGGAGTGGGAGGCGGGCGTCGGGCTCGCCGTGGACCCGGAGGGCGTCGAGTGGCGCGACGGCGCGCTGCGGATCGCCTTCGCCGCCGAACTCACCCACGACGGCGGGCCGATGACGTTCCCGGCAGCCGGGGGCTCCCCGCAGTGGCCGCCACGGGACGTCGCCGAGGCGGTGCGGTGGCTGGGCGAGGACACCGTGGGCCGGTTCGGCCGGGCCGTGCCGGACCTGCTGCTGCGGGACCGCGCCAGCTCCGCCCAGTACTTCCAGCCGGTGGAGGTCGTCCGCGAGACGGTGCCGGCCGGCGACGGCAGCCGGGTGCGGCTGGTGCTGCGGGCGACGGCCGCCGTGGACCCCGCGACGGCCGTGAGCGGCAGCCCGCCCGGCGACGGCCTGTGGGACGTCTACGTCCGCGTCGGCCTCGGCGGCTGGACCAAGGAGCTGCGGCTGGGCCCGGCGCCCCGGCACGACCGGCCCGCCCCGCACGCCGGGCTCGTCGCGGGCCGGGTGGTGCTCCCGTACTGGACCGACCGGCACGCCGGCCTCGCGCTGGACGTCGGGCGCGCGGGCAAACGGCTCGGTCTGGGCCGGCTGACCCCCGGGGAGTTCACCGTCGCCGGGGACCGGATCCGCGCCGTCCTGCCCCTGTACGTGCCCGAGGCCGCCGACGTTCTGCTGCGACTGACCGCGGCGAAGTCGGGGAGCTCCCGCGAGGTGTTCGCGGCGCTCTCCCCGGGCGGCCGGCTGGAGGCCCTGCTCCCGGTCGGGGACCTGACCGGCCGGACCTGGCTGACGGCGCTCTGTCTCACCCCGGACGGGGACGGGGCACGCTTCCACCCGCTTCCCGTCGCCCTGCGCGTCGGCGCGGACGGCGTCCGCCCGGTCCCGGCGCCCCGCCCCGGCGGCGCCCGACGGCTCGCCCGCAGAGCGCGGCGCGCCGTGCACCGGATGCTCGGCAGGATCATGGCACGAAGGGAGTGA
- a CDS encoding metallophosphoesterase: MRLLLMSDTHLPRRAKDLPPPLLDATGQADVVIHAGDWVDTATLDLLESRSARLIGVYGNNDGPELRARLPEVAYADLGGLRFGVVHETGPAQGREARCAARFPDLDVLVFGHSHIPWDTTAPGGLRLLNPGSPTDRRRQPHCTYLTATATDGSLTDVLLHRLPTR, from the coding sequence GTGCGTCTGCTCCTCATGTCCGACACCCATCTGCCCCGGCGCGCCAAGGACCTCCCGCCCCCGCTGCTCGACGCGACGGGGCAGGCCGACGTCGTGATCCACGCCGGGGACTGGGTCGACACGGCGACGCTCGACCTGCTGGAGAGCCGCAGCGCTCGCCTGATCGGCGTGTACGGCAACAACGACGGCCCCGAGCTGCGCGCCCGGCTCCCCGAGGTCGCGTACGCCGACCTCGGCGGACTGCGTTTCGGCGTCGTCCACGAGACGGGCCCGGCCCAGGGCCGCGAGGCCCGCTGCGCCGCCCGCTTCCCCGACCTCGACGTCCTCGTCTTCGGCCACAGCCACATCCCCTGGGACACCACCGCCCCCGGCGGTCTGCGCCTGCTCAACCCCGGCTCCCCGACCGACCGCCGTCGCCAGCCGCACTGCACCTACCTGACCGCCACGGCGACCGACGGCAGCCTCACGGACGTACTCCTGCACCGCCTGCCGACCCGCTGA
- a CDS encoding XdhC family protein: MRDLLPALAGWYAAGAPFGLATVVAVGGSAPRGPGAAMAVGPDGEVVGSVSGGCVEGAVFELAREVAASGRARLETFGYSDEDAFAVGLTCGGEITLLVRPVSPGLDPSFGQVAEAVAAGEPVTVATVTDGPAPHGATLAVWPERTSGTLGAPGLDAAVTADARGGLAVGATGVRHYGPRGQRREDAVSVFLQAFAPPPRLLVFGAIDYAAAVARIGDFLGYRVTVCDARPAFATAARFPAGVEVVVDWPHRYLRGTDTDERTVICVVTHDPKFDVPLLQEALRRPAAYIGAMGSRRTHDDRRARLVEAGLTDAELSRLRSPVGLDLGARTPEEVAVSVAAEIIALRWGGTGAPLTAATGAIHRPDAAAGSGLSGSAGGAGVRP, from the coding sequence GTGCGTGACCTTCTCCCGGCGCTCGCCGGCTGGTACGCGGCCGGTGCGCCGTTCGGGCTCGCGACCGTGGTCGCCGTCGGCGGCAGCGCGCCGCGCGGTCCGGGCGCGGCCATGGCGGTGGGGCCGGACGGCGAGGTCGTCGGCAGTGTGTCGGGGGGCTGTGTGGAGGGCGCGGTGTTCGAGCTGGCCCGGGAGGTCGCAGCGAGCGGACGGGCGCGGCTGGAGACCTTCGGCTACAGCGACGAGGACGCGTTCGCGGTGGGGCTGACGTGCGGCGGTGAGATCACGCTGCTGGTGCGTCCCGTGTCCCCCGGCCTCGATCCCTCCTTCGGGCAGGTCGCCGAGGCGGTCGCCGCGGGCGAGCCGGTGACCGTGGCGACGGTGACCGACGGACCCGCACCGCACGGGGCGACGCTCGCGGTCTGGCCGGAGCGGACCTCCGGCACCCTGGGCGCGCCGGGTCTGGACGCGGCGGTGACGGCCGACGCGCGCGGCGGACTCGCCGTCGGCGCCACGGGCGTACGGCACTACGGGCCGCGCGGACAGCGGCGCGAGGACGCGGTCTCGGTGTTCCTGCAGGCGTTCGCGCCGCCGCCGCGCTTGCTGGTGTTCGGGGCCATCGACTACGCGGCCGCGGTGGCCCGGATCGGCGACTTCCTCGGCTACCGGGTCACTGTGTGCGACGCCCGGCCGGCGTTCGCCACGGCCGCCCGGTTCCCGGCCGGCGTCGAGGTGGTCGTGGACTGGCCGCACCGCTATCTGCGGGGCACGGACACCGACGAACGCACGGTGATCTGCGTGGTCACCCACGACCCGAAGTTCGATGTGCCGCTGCTTCAGGAGGCGCTGCGCCGGCCGGCCGCGTACATCGGGGCGATGGGCAGCCGCCGTACCCACGACGACCGCCGCGCGCGGCTCGTCGAGGCCGGGCTCACGGACGCCGAGCTGTCCCGGCTGCGCTCTCCGGTCGGGCTCGACCTGGGGGCCCGTACTCCGGAGGAGGTGGCCGTGTCGGTGGCCGCCGAGATCATCGCCCTGCGCTGGGGCGGCACCGGCGCCCCGCTGACGGCGGCGACGGGGGCGATCCACCGGCCGGACGCCGCCGCGGGAAGCGGGCTCAGCGGGTCGGCAGGCGGTGCAGGAGTACGTCCGTGA
- a CDS encoding endoglycosylceramidase, with amino-acid sequence MPNFRARLLAVLVVLCGLCGFLTAASAPSVAAAAFTDSLSFDGTPLTVSGGRFVDAGGREVVLRGYNVSGETKLAENSGLPFASVADAKKSATALRALGGGNSVRFLLSWAYAEPVKGQVDTAYLAAATAQMRAFLDAGIRVYPDFHQDLYSRYLFNSGSWYTGDGAPAWAVALGGYSAESCGICFVWGQNITQNGAVKAAQYDFWHNNYGLQDYFLATAQKTMAYIKANLTTEEFNGVLGFDPYNEPYAGTYDSGQASRTWEQNLLWPFYVKFRARMDAAGWTDKPALVEPNLFWNGNVSKEEGGLLDAGTLGSRYVFNTHFYDQKAISGILMWGNAADGQYVSDFGTVRDRASAAGTTAIVSEFGHPLNGSTAGKAPTVLKAMYQALDSRVKGASWWSTPAASGPVLSGSQWQWDIYNGRHHELMNGNADKVQTSGDGWNDEDLSAVRLDDSGTATLRQDARLLDRIYPSATAGTTVAFTYEDRSRDGSTTLTWNPVPSTLPNTAQLVGSGQYSVLVWRSNGATAPTELHLPASFPTASTTVVSDLGTVYGPPAYTTSTKIAAAAEPGGTGSRRLLLSTTDSGAVHYALVTNGATSPSATLLAAARSELAAWVASKVG; translated from the coding sequence ATGCCGAATTTCCGGGCTCGTCTGCTCGCTGTTCTGGTCGTCCTCTGCGGACTCTGCGGGTTCTTGACTGCGGCGAGCGCGCCGTCCGTCGCCGCCGCCGCCTTCACCGACTCCCTCTCCTTCGACGGCACCCCCCTCACCGTGTCCGGCGGCCGTTTCGTCGACGCGGGCGGCCGCGAGGTCGTGCTGCGCGGCTACAACGTCTCCGGCGAGACCAAACTGGCCGAGAACAGCGGCCTGCCCTTCGCCTCGGTCGCCGACGCCAAGAAGTCGGCGACCGCCCTGCGCGCCCTCGGCGGCGGCAACTCTGTCCGCTTCCTGCTCTCCTGGGCCTACGCCGAACCGGTGAAGGGCCAGGTCGACACCGCCTACCTGGCCGCGGCGACCGCACAGATGCGCGCCTTCCTCGACGCGGGCATCCGGGTCTACCCCGACTTCCACCAGGACCTCTACTCCCGCTACCTGTTCAACTCGGGCAGCTGGTACACCGGCGACGGCGCCCCCGCGTGGGCGGTGGCACTGGGCGGCTACTCCGCCGAGTCCTGCGGCATCTGCTTCGTCTGGGGGCAGAACATCACCCAGAACGGCGCGGTGAAGGCCGCCCAGTACGACTTCTGGCACAACAACTACGGCCTCCAGGACTACTTCCTCGCCACGGCCCAGAAGACCATGGCGTACATCAAGGCCAACCTCACCACCGAGGAGTTCAACGGCGTCCTGGGCTTCGACCCCTACAACGAGCCCTACGCCGGCACCTACGACTCCGGCCAGGCCAGCCGCACCTGGGAACAGAACCTGCTGTGGCCCTTCTACGTGAAGTTCCGGGCCCGTATGGACGCGGCCGGCTGGACCGACAAGCCCGCCTTGGTCGAGCCGAACCTCTTCTGGAACGGCAACGTCAGCAAGGAGGAGGGAGGCCTGCTCGACGCGGGCACCCTCGGCTCCCGGTACGTCTTCAACACCCACTTCTACGACCAGAAGGCCATCTCCGGCATCCTGATGTGGGGCAACGCCGCGGACGGCCAGTACGTCAGTGACTTCGGCACCGTCCGCGACCGGGCCTCGGCGGCCGGGACGACGGCGATCGTCAGCGAGTTCGGTCATCCCCTGAACGGCAGCACCGCCGGCAAGGCGCCGACCGTGCTGAAGGCGATGTACCAGGCCCTCGACTCCCGGGTGAAGGGCGCGAGTTGGTGGTCGACGCCCGCTGCCTCGGGCCCGGTCCTGTCCGGTTCGCAGTGGCAGTGGGACATCTACAACGGCCGCCACCACGAGTTGATGAACGGCAACGCCGACAAGGTGCAGACCTCCGGCGACGGCTGGAACGACGAGGACCTCTCCGCCGTACGCCTCGACGACAGCGGCACGGCGACGCTCCGTCAGGACGCCCGTCTCCTCGACCGGATCTACCCGTCCGCCACCGCCGGCACGACCGTCGCCTTCACCTACGAGGACCGCTCCCGCGACGGCTCCACCACCCTCACCTGGAACCCGGTGCCCAGCACCCTGCCCAACACCGCCCAGCTCGTCGGCTCCGGGCAGTACAGCGTGCTGGTGTGGCGCTCCAACGGCGCCACCGCGCCCACCGAGCTCCATCTGCCCGCGTCCTTCCCGACCGCCTCGACCACGGTCGTCTCCGACCTCGGCACGGTCTACGGCCCCCCGGCCTACACGACCTCCACGAAGATCGCCGCGGCCGCTGAACCGGGCGGCACGGGCAGCCGTCGGCTGTTGCTCAGCACGACGGACTCCGGTGCGGTGCACTACGCGCTGGTGACCAACGGCGCGACCTCCCCGTCCGCGACCCTGCTGGCCGCGGCCCGCAGCGAGCTGGCGGCGTGGGTGGCCTCGAAGGTGGGCTGA